The following are encoded in a window of Phaeodactylum tricornutum CCAP 1055/1 chromosome 29, whole genome shotgun sequence genomic DNA:
- the PFK_2 gene encoding phosphofructokinase (Phosphofructokinase, no targeting signal predicted, translation start unclear, compare to Protein ID 56524, Phatr2/chr_29:319602-321646, another Phosphofructokinase (Protein ID 51286, chr_29:317053-319205) is encoded directly upstream of this gene in the same orientation): MFADDCSLESVGSKEYDACDGYVQDTDIFLQKVFVAKIESLRGKYPSYQAEGEIGNNRIKYTLKPDDHPKPGSSPDVPKRARRANIQYNHFVEEREILLVDTIRKPGMEKVSRAFLRGGPRRILHFRPSQVNAAIITCGGLCPGLNNVIRELVHSLHNLYGAQDVWGITGGYHGFHNPEYAPILLTKEMVENIHHEGGTILRTSRGGFEMDKILSFLRSKSISQLYIIGGDGTHRGAYKIHEACMEAGLNIAVAGIPKTIDNDIDYIDRSFGFVSAVEAAQASIRSAKTEAMCTVPNAVGIIKLMGRSAGYLATFAALGSGDVDLVLVPEVPIVLDGPGGVLPFLRQRVKEQKFAVVVVAEGAGEELLEATNVVDRGGNRLLPPIGEYMRDRIKDYFVEHGEEASMKYIDPSYTVRSVPANGADSLYCMELAQNAVHGAMAGYTGFSVGLVNNNVVYLPIPQLVASSPRQMSPCGTTWERVLAMTGQPNTASDAIAEKGGCQHYDPLDHFHELRV, translated from the exons ATGTTTGCCGACGACTGCTCTCTCGAATCTGTCGGTTCTAAGGAATACGACGCCTGTGACGGCTACGTGCAAGACACAGATATATTCCTTCAAAAAGTGTTTGTTGCCAAGATTGAAAGCCTGCGCGGAAAATACCCATCATACCAAGCGGAAGGTGAGATCGGTAACAATCGAATCAAATACACCCTAAAGCCAGACGATCATCCCAAGCCGGGAAGTTCTCCCGATGTCCCGAAGCGGGCGCGAAGGGCTAACATCCAATACAATCATTTCGTAGAAGAACG AGAAATTCTTTTAGTTGATACCATACGTAAACCCGGTATGGAAAAGGTTTCGAGAGCGTTCCTTCGAGGCGGGCCTCGACGTATTTTGCATTTCCGGCCGTCCCAGGTAAATGCCGCCATTATCACTTGTGGTGGACTCTGCCCCGGCCTCAATAACGTCATTCGTGAGCTCGTACATTCTCTACACAACCTGTACGGCGCACAGGATGTCTGGGGCATTACCGGTGGGTATCATGGCTTTCACAATCCCGAATACGCACCTATTTTACTTACAAAAGAAATGGTGGAAAACATTCACCACGAGGGCGGTACCATCTTGCGGACATCCCGTGGAGGTTTTGAAATGGACAAAATATTGTCATTCTTGCGTTCCAAAAGTATTTCGCAACTCTACATTATCGGTGGTGACGGTACTCACCGAGG TGCCTACAAAATCCACGAGGCATGTATGGAAGCCGGCTTGAACATTGCCGTTGCCGGAATTCCTAAAaccatcgacaacgacattgATTACATCGATCGCAGCTTTGGGTTCGTGAGCGCTGTCGAAGCGGCGCAGGCGTCGATCCGCTCGGCCAAGACCGAGGCTATGTGCACCGTACCCAACGCGGTTGGCATCATCAAGCTCATGGGGCGGTCGGCGGGCTACCTGGCCACCTTTGCGGCTTTGGGGTCCGGCGACGTGGATTTGGTGCTGGTACCGGAAGTGCCCATCGTACTGGACGGACCGGGCGGTGTGTTGCCGTTTTTGCGGCAGCGTGTGAAAGAGCAAAAGTTTgccgtggtggtggtggcagaAGGGGCCGGCGAAGAGCTACTGGAAGCCACGAACGTGGTGGACAGGGGAGGGAACCGGCTGTTGCCTCCGATCGGAGAATACATGCGAGACCGGATCAAGGATTACTTTGTGGAGCACGGCGAAGAGGCTTCGATGAAGTACATTGACCCTTCGTACACGGTACGGTCGGTACCCGCGAACGGCGCGGACTCGCTGTATTGTATGGAGCTTGCGCAGAACGCGGTACACGGAGCCATGGCGGGGTACACGGGCTTTTCCGTGGGGTTAGTGAACAACAACGTGGTGTATTTGCCCATCCCCCAGCTGGTGGCGTCCAGTCCTCGTCAAATGAGTCCCTGTGGTACTACATGGGAACGCGTTCTGGCTATGACGGGGCAACCGAACACGGCTAGTGATGCTATTGCTGAAAAAGGTGGCTGTCAACATTATGATCCACTCGACCACTTTCACGAACTTCGCGTGTGA
- a CDS encoding predicted protein, translated as MASFNFGSSGGSGTNNSAPGGNSSSRSGGGFSFGGSSSTPAPAPAAGGFSFGAGVGATGGAGSTSAPAFGSSSGGGFAFGAPSTGSSTPTPAPASGGTVSSTGGSGAGAFSFGTPAVASNTTAAPASGTGFSFGATPVTAKTSDSNQKPAPSQSMGSGFNFGGAPSTKQPASTSTSSGGGGGFSLSSSGTSDPLPTLGQNSDSDKHKSTTGGFTFGDSKTPAAASAFTGSDGKAASNPEGGASTSGFSFGGATAAPAPVAAASTPQPEAKSSSFSFGGSTPAPVSTPTPATPKDPVTPAPVPTPGQTAAPAPTITAPSTEPVKLEYQTLTVEETLNVFQKELEKDALAYVAEALRVAEYDAILRDSQRDMAKLAQQTQRCLVQQEEVERVLTGIAAYQTELDGTLETIETHVDELFQAQGALATVDADLERERAYSTAEAITTRFQTLHRSLQETALTLDDTRTRVLQGDVGQIVKILSQHQTSLTELETVGRRVERDIAEVQKALQQH; from the coding sequence ATGGCGAGTTTTAACTTTGGGAGTAGCGGAGGAAGTGGTACGAACAATAGCGCTCCGGGGGGAAACAGTAGCAGTAGAAGCGGCGGTGGCTTTTCGTTCGGTGGCTCCTCGTCCACACCCGCACCAGCTCCAGCGGCTGGAGGCTTTTCGTTCGGCGCGGGCGTTGGTGCCACCGGCGGTGCTGGATCCACTTCCGCACCGGCGTTTGGGAGTAGCAGTGGTGGGGGGTTTGCGTTCGGGGCGCCATCGACGGGTAGTAGTACGCCAACGCCAGCTCCAGCATCGGGTGGTACAGTGAGCAGTACCGGAGGGTCCGGCGCCGGTGCTTTTAGCTTTGGAACGCCCGCGGTAGCTTCCAACACTACCGCAGCACCGGCTTCGGGTACTGGTTTTTCCTTCGGGGCTACACCAGTAACCGCCAAGACGAGTGACAGTAACCAGAAGCCTGctccatcacagtcaatgggaAGTGGTTTTAACTTCGGTGGCGCCCCATCCACGAAACAGCCAGCGAGTACCAGTACTTCcagtggaggaggaggaggttTTTCTCTCAGCAGTTCGGGTACCAGTGATCCGTTGCCTACTTTGGGACAAAACTCTGATAGTGATAAGCATAAGAGCACCACTGGTGGATTTACTTTTGGAGACAGTAAaacaccagcagcagcatctgCGTTTACCGGAAGCGATGGCAAGGCTGCATCGAACCCCGAAGGTGGCGCTTCTACGAGTGGATTTTCCTTTGGAGGCGCTACCGCGGCTCCGGCACCGGTAGCGGCTGCCTCGACGCCCCAACCCGAAGCAAAATCGTCCAGTTTTTCCTTTGGGGGGTCCACGCCGGCTCCGGTCAGTACACCGACACCGGCAACTCCGAAAGATCCAGTCACTCCCGCGCCTGTACCGACCCCGGGACAAACTGCGGCTCCCGCACCGACAATTACAGCTCCTAGCACAGAACCCGTCAAACTCGAGTATCAAACTCTCACGGTCGAAGAAACCCTCAACGTCTTTCAAAaggaattggaaaaggatgCGCTTGCGTATGTTGCCGAAGCCCTTCGAGTTGCTGAGTACGACGCGATTTTACGGGATTCGCAACGAGACATGGCGAAACTCGCGCAACAGACGCAGCGATGCCTGGTGCAGCAGGAAGAAGTCGAACGTGTGCTCACGGGCATTGCAGCCTATCAAACCGAATTGGACGGTACTTTAGAAACGATCGAAACCCACGTGGACGAGCTCTTTCAAGCTCAAGGCGCTTTGGCCACGGTCGATGCCGATTTGGAACGGGAACGCGCCTACAGTACGGCGGAAGCCATCACGACGCGTTTTCAAACACTGCACCGTTCGCTCCAGGAAACGGCGCTCACGCTGGACGATACCCGAACCCGCGTACTACAGGGGGATGTCGGACAGATAGTCAAGATTCTGAGCCAACATCAAACCAGTTTGACCGAGTTGGAAACGGTCGGGCGTCGGGTAGAACGCGACATTGCGGAAGTGCAGAAAGCTTTGCAGCAGCACTAA
- a CDS encoding predicted protein, which yields MVATRNDKTAGRHANAYRRATPYRTLALCATFGVVCFYLGVLLGSVTFASHSSCSSAEELNTRVEERVNEISSAWKYKHKLEQEDTAARIPANLHDIVQGMTRVDRNEFAALFPMGVPLDPSSPQNDQVVILHNSPRSLPTDPFAAAEASSQTTIPLLSAADATENCDNLHVVLTDHNLKRRQCVALMGQYEAFHLQKFMRLPQSGKLDPHLPLRLVNRGAHQSGRKSTKTPTMEQTMQAWSTLTPYLQNITQTLDKLRPIAASVAVDNTIVVMVCNHGQSELLLNFACAARARGLDTALEAVLVFATDEETRDLAIGLGLSVFYDPVVFGEMPKEAARAYADVKFRAMMMAKVYCVQLVSMLGYDLLFQDVDIVWLRNPLEYFHNDTSSANDEVSPDYYDVYFQDDGNHAIYYAPYSANTGFYFVRHNDKTRYFFNSLLLAGDLILTTKSHQIPLVALLQEHASMYGLKVKIFSRLENDFPGGHAYHRRKDFMKDYFAGHVNPYLFHMSWTKSKINKGKFFEQMGEWYLRDTCAQKTAQHILDLPDGTSVNQQSLVEPCCMATSVVKCHFRDKASKIPCNDSPAIDRNGRSFW from the coding sequence ATGGTAGCTACCAGGAATGACAAGACGGCGGGAAGGCATGCCAATGCCTACCGACGAGCGACGCCCTATCGGACCCTTGCTTTGTGTGCCACGTTTGGAGTTGTTTGCTTTTATCTGGGTGTCTTGCTGGGTAGTGTAACTTTCGCATCACACTCTTCTTGTTCGTCGGCGGAAGAGCTCAACACACGAGTAGAAGAGCGAGTGAACGAAATATCTTCCGCCTGGAAGTACAAACACAAGCTGGAGCAGGAAGATACCGCCGCACGGATACCTGCCAATCTACACGATATAGTTCAAGGCATGACCCGCGTGGATCGCAACGAGTTTGCGGCTCTGTTTCCCATGGGGGTACCGTTGGATCCGTCGTCGCCACAGAACGATCAAGTCGTCATTCTGCACAACTCGCCGCGATCGTTGCCCACGGATCCGTTTGCGGCCGCCGAAGCCTCCTCACAAACCACCATACCTTTACTCAGCGCTGCCGATGCTACCGAAAATTGTGATAATCTACACGTGGTGCTCACGGACCACAATTTGAAGCGTCGTCAATGCGTGGCCCTTATGGGTCAATACGAAGCGTTCCATTTGCAAAAGTTTATGCGGTTGCCACAGTCGGGCAAGCTCGACCCACACCTGCCACTGCGGCTCGTCAATCGAGGAGCCCATCAATCGGGACGGAAGTCAACCAAAACGCCAACCATGGAACAGACAATGCAAGCGTGGTCGACCTTGACGCCGTACTTGCAGAATATAACCCAGACGTTGGACAAATTGAGACCGATCGCGGCGTCCGTGGCCGTCGATAACACGATTGTCGTCATGGTCTGTAATCACGGACAGTCGGAGTTGCTGCTAAACTTCGCCTGTGCCGCCCGAGCGCGGGGGCTCGACACGGCTTTAGAGGCCGTCTTGGTGTTCGCCACGGACGAGGAAACTCGGGATTTGGCGATCGGATTGGGCTTGTCGGTTTTCTATGATCCAGTTGTGTTTGGCGAAATGCCCAAGGAAGCTGCGAGGGCATATGCAGACGTCAAGTTTCGGGCCATGATGATGGCCAAGGTATACTGTGTACAGCTAGTCAGCATGTTGGGGTATGATTTATTGTTTCAAGACGTAGACATAGTATGGTTGCGCAATCCGCTCGAATACTTTCACAACGACACATCCAGTGCGAACGACGAGGTCAGCCCAGACTATTACGACGTTTATTTTCAGGATGATGGGAACCACGCGATATACTACGCGCCGTATTCAGCCAATACGGGCTTTTACTTTGTCCGCCACAACGACAAGACTCGCTATTTTTTCAATTCGCTACTCCTCGCGGGCGATTTGATTTTGACGACTAAATCCCACCAAATCCCGCTCGTCGCTTTGCTGCAGGAGCATGCCTCCATGTACGGACTCAAGGTAAAAATATTCTCGCGCCTTGAAAACGACTTTCCTGGTGGTCACGCCTATCACCGACGCAAGGACTTTATGAAGGATTATTTTGCCGGACACGTTAACCCGTATTTGTTCCATATGAGTTGGACCAAGagcaaaatcaacaaagGCAAGTTCTTTGAGCAAATGGGGGAATGGTATTTGAGGGACACTTGTGCGCAAAAAACGGCGCAACATATTCTTGACCTGCCGGATGGTACCAGCGTGAACCAACAATCTTTAGTAGAACCGTGCTGCATGGCCACATCGGTCGTCAAATGTCATTTTCGAGACAAGGCAAGCAAAATCCCGTGCAACGACAGTCCAGCTATCGACAGGAATGGCCGATCTTTTTGGTAA
- a CDS encoding predicted protein, translated as ETEDDPHRFRVCLLREKHVQYLQQVWTKGELLGSSFVSLDASRTWMLYWALHASDLMGHRPSVNERSSGNDSEDPQAILPSPGATLGGFGGGPGQMPHAATTYAAVLALNHAVSESAMKLLQRIRLPVYSWMLSLQEPDGSFRMQHDGEIDVRATYCVLAVAKLLNICCTETLGSNKVVESVVRCQTFEGGFGGEPWTEAHGGYTFCAVAALQLLNRVDAANVPALTRWLTAQQCGFEGGFQGRTNKLVDGCYSFWQGGAASIVSAFLLFDQGMLQRYVLLCAQNVTGGLRDKPSARRDFYHSCYNISGLSVAQQVDSLPDFGHPSESVVHETHPVYNLRTERVRKMLTHWQTQPIILDLS; from the exons GAGACCGAGGACGATCCGCATCGCTTTCGAGTCTGCTTGCTACGGGAGAAGCATGTTCAGTATCTGCAACAAGTCTGGACAAAAGGAGAACTCCTCGGTTCGTCTTTTGTCAGCCTGGATGCAAGCCGTACGTGGATGCTGTACTGGGCCTTGCACGCGAGCGATCTCATGGGACACCGCCCGTCCGTGAACGAAC GGTCTTCCGGAAACGATAGCGAGGATCCGCAGGCTATATTACCGTCACCTGGCGCTACGTTGGGAGGGTTTGGTGGAGGGCCGGGACAAATGCCACACGCGGCCACGACGTACGCTGCCGTCTTGGCCTTGA ATCATGCAGTATCCGAATCAGCCATGAAGCTTTTGCAACGCATCCGCCTACCAGTGTATAGCTGGATGCTGTCGTTGCAAGAACCGGACGGTTCGTTTCGAATGCAGCACGATGGGGAAATCGACGTACGCGCCACGTATTGTGTCCTGGCAGTGGCCAAGCTGTTGAATATCTGCTGTACCGAAACACTGGGCAGCAACAAAGTCGTCGAAAGCGTGGTACGCTGTCAGACCTTTGAAGGCGGCTTTGGCGGTGAACCGTGGACGGAAGCCCACGGGGGGTACACATTTTGTGCAGTGGCGGCTCTGCAACTCCTCAATCGTGTAGATGCTGCCAATGTACCGGCCTTGACTCGCTGGTTGACAGCACAACAATGTGGTTTCGAAGGCGGCTTTCAGGGTCGCACCAATAAGCTCGTCGACGGATGCTACAGTTTTTGGCAAGGCGGGGCCGCGTCCATCGTTAGTGCCTTT CTACTGTTCGACCAAGGGATGTTACAGCGTTATGTTCTACTTTGCGCGCAAAACGTAACTGGTGGTTTGCGGGACAAGCCGTCGGCACGTCGGGATTTCTATCATTCGTGTTACAATATATCGGGACTTTCCGTGGCGCAGCAAGTGGACTCGTTACCAGATTTTGGCCATCCGTCAGAATCCGTTGTACACGAAACGCATCCCGTCTACAATCTACGTACTGAGCGTGTGCGGAAGATGCTAACGCACTGGCAAACGCAACCAATCATACTCGATCTGTCGTAG
- a CDS encoding predicted protein yields MPYCIFSYELTGNRALYLGDGDRHETAFNQYEVVVPFNAYRDPELAANTDGHCRYSLHIYPSQQFAQGYKSSLPIVFTSLVAATFFLMALTFLVYDRFVHRRNIKVVNAAARSNAIVSSLFPSNVRDRLFEDAKARSDVNQAAHSRLKTFLHNGDSSDTAITDENAHHSDFFKTKPIAELFPHTTIMFADISGFTAWSSSREPAQVFQLLETLYHSFDETAKKRRVFKVETVGDCYVAVAGLPDPRKDHAVVMARFAKDCMHQMHSLTRKLEVSLGPDTADLSLRIGLHSGPVTAGVLRGERSRFQLFGDTMNTAARMESNGIRGRIQISQETSDLLADAGKTQWFVAREDTIVAKGKGELNTFWLSVGDVGKGRSTTDTTHSSDDVLAPNNYNSSVALDSLMTTSAESDQQVYNLVSNKTSRLIDWNVDVLSRLIKQIVARRKASKVPKKDSSKQYFCPGDNRGAGTTVLDEVTEILALPEFDADAARRQQDPENIELDDSITSQLQQYVSNVSAMYRNNPFHNFEHASHVTMSVVKLLSRIVAPVDVVVSDGKNQKRSFASKLHDHTYGITSDPLTQFACVFSALIHDVDHSGVPNAQLVKENSKIATFYQGKSVAEQNSVDLAWDLLLDDSFKDLRAAIFATDVEKARFRQLVVNSVMATDIMDPDLKAIRNARWEKAFTASPNMQEDLKDLTNRKATIVIEHLIQASDVAHTMQHWHIYRKWNERLFLELYQAYIASRAEKSPETFWYKGELGFFDFYIIPLAMKLKECGVFGVSSDEYLNYAMRNRKEWEDRGQEVVREMMEKIKGRVKRY; encoded by the coding sequence ATGCCATATTGCATATTCTCCTACGAATTGACCGGAAACCGCGCGTTGTATCTTGGCGACGGTGATCGACACGAAACCGCCTTCAACCAATACGAAGTCGTCGTTCCCTTCAACGCCTATCGAGACCCCGAGCTCGCTGCCAACACGGACGGGCATTGCCGTTACTCTCTACACATCTACCCCAGTCAGCAGTTTGCTCAGGGATACAAGTCCAGCCTTCCCATCGTCTTCACTTCCCTCGTGGCAGCCACCTTCTTCCTCATGGCTCTGACCTTCTTGGTCTACGaccgcttcgtccaccgccgTAACATCAAAGTGGTTAATGCCGCTGCTCGATCTAACGCTATCGTGTCATCGCTGTTCCCTTCTAATGTCCGTGATCGCTTGTTTGAAGATGCCAAGGCAAGAAGCGACGTCAACCAGGCCGCCCACTCTCGTCTCAAGACGTTCCTGCACAATGGTGACTCCTCTGATACCGCCATCACTGACGAGAATGCGCATCACAGTGACTTCTTCAAGACCAAGCCCATTGCTGAGCTGTTTCCCCATACTACCATCATGTTTGCAGATATCAGCGGCTTCACGGCATGGAGCTCGTCTCGAGAGCCGGCACAAGTCTTCCAGCTGCTGGAGACCCTGTACCACTCGTTCGACGAGACGGCCAAGAAGCGTCGTGTCTTCAAAGTCGAGACGGTCGGCGACTGCtacgttgccgttgctggacTGCCCGATCCGCGAAAGGATCATGCCGTAGTCATGGCTCGATTTGCCAAGGACTGCATGCACCAGATGCACTCGCTGACAAGAAAGCTGGAAGTATCTCTAGGCCCGGACACGGCCGACTTGTCCCTACGAATTGGGTTACACAGCGGACCCGTGACTGCCGGTGTCCTGCGCGGGGAGCGGTCTCGTTTTCAGCTCTTTGGAGACACCATGAACACGGCAGCAAGGATGGAAAGCAACGGAATTCGCGGCCGCATTCAAATCTCGCAGGAGACGTCCGATCTGCTTGCAGATGCTGGCAAGACCCAGTGGTTCGTTGCACGCGAGGATACGATTGTGGCCAAGGGAAAGGGCGAGCTCAACACATTCTGGCTTTCTGTGGGAGATGTGGGTAAGGGGAGGTCGACAACCGACACGACGCACAGTAGCGACGATGTTCTTGCGCCCAACAACTATAACAGCTCTGTAGCGTTGGATAGTCTGATGACGACCAGTGCCGAGTCAGATCAGCAGGTCTACAACCTTGTTTCGAATAAGACCTCGCGTCTCATCGACTGGAACGTCGATGTACTATCGCGATTGATCAAACAAATCGTGGCGCGTCGCAAGGCCTCCAAGGTACCAAAGAAGGACTCGTCCAAGCAATACTTCTGTCCCGGCGACAACCGAGGAGCCGGGACCACGGTCCTGGACGAGGTGACGGAGATTCTGGCTCTGCCGGAGTTCGACGCGGACGCTGCTCGTCGCCAGCAGGATCCTGAGAACATCGAGCTAGATGACAGTATCACGTCACAGCTGCAGCAGTACGTGTCCAATGTGTCTGCCATGTACCGGAACAACCCCTTCCACAACTTTGAGCACGCCTCGCACGTGACCATGTCAGTGGTAAAGCTGTTGTCCCGTATTGTGGCTCCCGTGGATGTGGTGGTGTCGGACGGGAAGAACCAGAAGCGGTCCTTCGCCTCCAAGCTACACGATCACACGTACGGCATCACGTCGGATCCTCTGACTCAGTTTGCTTGCGTCTTTTCGGCACTCATTCATGACGTCGACCACAGTGGAGTTCCCAACGCGCAGCTAGTGAAGGAGAACAGTAAGATTGCTACATTCTACCAGGGGAAGAGTGTTGCCGAGCAGAACTCCGTGGATCTAGCTTGGGACCTGTTGCTAGACGACAGCTTCAAAGATTTGCGAGCCGCCATCTTTGCCACGGACGTGGAGAAGGCCCGGTTCCGACAGTTGGTAGTCAACTCCGTCATGGCAACGGATATCATGGACCCGGATCTCAAGGCTATTCGTAACGCACGCTGGGAGAAGGCCTTCACAGCCTCCCCAAATATGCAGGAAGACCTGAAAGACTTGACAAACCGCAAGGCGACGATTGTAATCGAGCACCTGATCCAGGCCTCCGATGTGGCACACACCATGCAGCACTGGCACATATACCGGAAGTGGAATGAGCGACTGTTCCTGGAGCTGTACCAGGCCTACATAGCCAGTCGAGCAGAAAAGAGCCCGGAAACATTTTGGTACAAGGGTGAGCTGGGCTTTTTCGACTTTTACATCATTCCACTGGCTATGAAGCTGAAGGAATGCGGTGTATTTGGAGTGTCGAGCGACGAGTATCTGAACTACGCGATGCGCAATCGCAAGGAATGGGAAGACCGTGGTCAGGAAGTGGTGCgcgaaatgatggaaaagatcaaaggtagggtgaaGCGTTATTGA